In one Magallana gigas chromosome 7, xbMagGiga1.1, whole genome shotgun sequence genomic region, the following are encoded:
- the LOC105317353 gene encoding armadillo repeat-containing protein 1, whose protein sequence is MASADTVLVMKGMAADPLKRKLLLKDATCMGGLIMVLSNPDPKIIISALETLILMADTNDHRRVLRDFIGMMEQLETIINSQKKCDARVHNLAEKLYVMITETSEPQTPLKDTSNSVPNSRKNSACKNKSLQGHRTRHITLQIRGLLDKTDRDVLMRLVLQVKGVISVTFDMNKKRCFLRVKPDIKPETVVQAVAKSMTMTAQQVVKDEYGAEVLVSFGANPQDMDKENTTLPDYLPEDPDSPKANSHSVARIKKDDNKSGWLSSAATFITNSFYW, encoded by the exons ATGGCATCTGCGGACACAGTTCTAGTTATGAAAGGGATGGCTGCTGATCCATTGAAAAGGAAGCTTCTTTTAAAG GATGCCACTTGCATGGGAGGGCTCATTATGGTGTTGTCCAATCCAGATCCAAAGATAATCATCTCAGCTTTAGAG acttTGATTTTGATGGCCGACACAAATGATCACAGAAGAGTTCTGAGAGATTTCATTGGAATGATGGAACAGCTAGAGACAATTATCAACAG TCAAAAAAAGTGTGATGCAAGGGTTCACAATCTTGCGGAGAAGCTATATGTGATGATAACAGAAACCAGCGAACCTCAGACGCCACTCAAAGATACCAGCAACTCCGTGCCCAATTCCAG AAAAAACAGTGCTTGCAAAAACAAAAGCCTCCAAGGTCACAGGACAAGACACATTACACTACAGATCAGGGGTCTTCTGGACAAG ACAGATCGGGACGTTTTGATGCGACTTGTCTTACAAGTTAAAGGAGTAATAAGTGTGACCTTTGACATGAACAAGAAACGATGCTTTCTGCGAGTCAAACCAGATATTAAACCAGag ACTGTAGTGCAGGCTGTAGCCAAGTCCATGACAATGACAGCTCAACAGGTTGTCAAAGACGAATATGGAGCAGAA GTATTAGTGTCATTTGGTGCCAATCCCCAGGATATGGACAAAGAGAACACAACTCTTCCCGACTACCTCCCAGAAGATCCAGACAGTCCAAAAGCAAACAGCCACTCTGTCGCCCGGATCAAGAAGGATGATAACAAATCTGGCTGGCTTAGCTCTGCAGCAACCTTTATCACCAACTCATTCTACTGGTAG
- the LOC105317354 gene encoding regulator of MON1-CCZ1 complex, with amino-acid sequence MADEEGSFYIELCKNPIRFDPVDKVTNVFYDDANKQVFTVRSGGAVGVVVKGPSEKDTITFRMESRGDVSSIKFSPDRRILAVQRSPKSVEFVNFNEDMTTDQLEYSQTCKGKSTIVSGFVWTSPNEIVFITDHGIEFYQITPERRTLKCLKTINISVCWFVWLMESSCLLLASGTQGNQLNPFFFRPSIITKLTKFEVDLPSHQKSTKQPLLERDVSMANIYGQLYVIVLRHQPRPGSVGAEIVLYQIHRDVAARKTDIMRLELSGRFAINVVNNLIVVHHQASRTSVIFDINLDGESDGFVRYHHPVVSPLPIRPFRLMLPSLGIQGGQTKMEYNCELYSANWVVFQPNVIIDAKLGCSWYVELKLEPIVTMIPDKHVLAKFLLARDDSKRVILNVCRSMLSSESQATLSTISKVLDMLNKVYQDYLNSEIHVLAGDPPSKPDPAMKVVIDQSDMYTHVFSVFEDNKSIKYKFMVAVLIEYIRSLSENNITVQHYLYELIINILVHNNCFYQLHQFLQYHVLQDSKPLACLMLSLESVYPPAHQLALDMLKRLSTANEEIIEVLLSKQQLLPALRFIRSVNIVDAVSSRKFLEAAMNTDDAMLFYTVFKFFEQRNVKIRGNPRFQRGEHCEMYVKHFEGLFGTDALAEMVAAS; translated from the exons ATGGCAGACGAGGAGGGAAGCTTTTATATCGAACTCTGTAAAAATCCCATCAGATTTGATCCTGTGGACAAAGTTACCAATGTTTTTTACGATGATGCAAATAAACAG GTGTTCACAGTACGTTCTGGGGGAGCAGTTGGTGTGGTGGTCAAAGGGCCAAGTGAAAAAGACACCATTACATTTAG AATGGAAAGCAGAGGAGATGTGTCTTCAATAAAATTCTCACCTGACAGAAGAATCTTGGCTGTACAAAGATCTCCTAAATCTGTG gaatttgttaatttcaatgaGGATATGACAACAGATCAGCTGGAGTATTCACAGACCTGTAAG GGGAAATCCACAATAGTCAGCGGATTTGTGTGGACCTCTCCCAATGAAATCGTCTTCATCACAGATCATGGAATAGAATTTTATCag ATAACTCCCGAAAGAAGGACTCTGAAGTGTCTTAAAACCATCAACATAAGTGTCTGCTGGTTTGTTTGGTTG atgGAAAGCAGTTGCCTACTTCTAGCATCTGGTACTCAAGGGAACCAGCTAAATCCATTCTTCTTCAGA cccAGCATAATTACAAAGTTAACCAAGTTTGAGGTGGATCTGCCATCTCACCAGAAATCAACAAAACAGCCATTGTTAGAGAGAGATGTCAGCATGGCAAACAT ATATGGTCAGCTGTATGTGATCGTGCTCAGACATCAGCCCAGACCTGGTTCTGTTGGAGCTGAAATAGTTTTATATCAGATTCATAG AGATGTGGCTGCACGGAAAACTGACATAATGAGATTAGAATTGAGTGGCAGATTCGCCATCAATGTGGTCAACAACCTTATTGTTGTGCACCACCAAGCTTCAAGG ACATCTGTGATATTTGACATTAATCTGGACGGTGAATCAGATGGATTTGTCCGCTATCACCATCCCGTGGTGTCTCCACTACCCATCAGGCCTTTCAGACTTATGCTTCCTT caCTGGGTATTCAAGGTGGCCAGACAAAAATGGAATACAACTGTGAACTTT ATTCTGCAAACTGGGTTGTTTTTCAGCCAAATGTTATCATTGATGCAAAATTAG gATGTTCATGGTACGTGGAACTGAAGTTGGAGCCCATTGTTACAATGATTCCAGATAAG catGTGTTGGCGAAGTTCCTGCTGGCCAGGGATGACAGTAAGCGGGTGATCCTAAACGTCTGTCGTAGCATGCTATCCTCTGAGAGCCAGGCCACCTTGTCCACCATCTCTAAGGTGCTGGACATGTTGAACAAGGTGTACCAGGACTATCTCAACTCAGAGATCCATGTGCTA gctgGTGATCCACCCTCCAAGCCTGACCCTGCCATGAAGGTGGTGATTGACCAGTCGGATATGTACACCCATGTCTTCTCTGTGTTTGAGGACAACAAG agtaTAAAGTATAAATTTATGGTGGCTGTACTTATTGAGTACATCAGATCCCTGAGTGAAAACAACATCACTGTCCAA CATTACTTGTATGAATTGATCATCAACATCCTAGTCCATAATAACTGCTTCTACCAGCTTCACCAGTTTCTTCAGTATCATGTCCTACAGGACTCTAAACCTCTG GCTTGCCTAATGTTGTCACTTGAGAGTGTGTACCCCCCTGCTCATCAACTAGCTCTGGACATGCTAAAG AGATTGTCCACAGCCAATGAAGAAATCATTGAAGTCCTTTTGTCAAAACAACAACTTTTGCCAGCCCTGAG ATTCATACGCAGTGTCAATATTGTGGATGCCGTTTCCTCGCGGAAGTTCTTGGAGGCCGCCATGAACACAGATGATGCCATGTTATTTTATACTGTCTTTAAGTTCTTTGAACAAAGAAATGTCAAAATTAGAGGAAATCCTAGATTTCAGCGAG GAGAACACTGTGAGATGTATGTTAAACATTTTGAGGGATTGTTTGGAACAGATGCCTTAGCAGAAATGGTCGCAGCAAGCTGA
- the LOC105317352 gene encoding uncharacterized protein — protein sequence MGLIQSCIGKRSNKVDVMSEEEAEAYSKMEEEIKKELVDDNIQTKPLPWMMFCTEPIVPKPFTDEVPGSPVLEVVQKKGGVAFDIGYKSTVPKLPPINAKRVQVPAGGEDYEKWKAERDKLLVDKHEKAKIRRERITQEKKLSAQRPRTARSRDAIESTPSKD from the exons ATGGGTCTTATCCAGAGTTGTATTGGTAAGAGAAGCAACAAAGTCGATGTCATGTCAGAAGAGGAGGCGGAGGCCTACAGTAAGATGGAAGAGGAGATAAAGAAGGAACTAGTGGATGATAACATCCAGACCAAGCCCCTACCATGGATGATGTTTTGTACAGAGCCTATTGTCCCAAAACCTTTTACTGATGAGGTCCCCGGGAGCCCAGTTTTGGAAGTTGTGCAAAAGAAAGGAGGCGTTGCCTTCGATATCGGGTACAAGTCAACTGTACCCAAGCTTCCTCCAATCAACGCTAAAAGGGTTCAGGTTCCAGCTGGGGGCGAGGACTACGAGAAATGGAAAG CTGAAAGAGACAAACTTCTGGTCGATAAGCACGAGAAAGCAAAGATTCGAAGAGAACGTATCACCCAGGAAAAGAAGCTGTCTGCCCAGAGACCAAGGACAGCCCGGTCCAGAGATGCCATTGAAAGCACTCCTTCGAAAGATTGA